One Arthrobacter sp. FW306-07-I genomic window carries:
- a CDS encoding GmrSD restriction endonuclease domain-containing protein, translating into MSSHASLPTTAPASGTRWSAAVVLSALLALFGANLPAVAADSATAATVQAADLLETLPVKGRAPKTGYERSLFGPTWADVDQNGCDTRNDILNRDLTDITYVNSVPCTVKTGVLADPYTGTVINFVRGTTTSSAVQIDHVVALSDAWQKGAQQLTTEQRTAFANDPLNLQATDGPTNQQKGDGDAATWLPPAKAFRCEYVARQVSVKARYSLWVTQAEHDAIAGILAGCPGQPAPTTVAPASASTTVYYANCAEAVAAGAAPLYADSPGYRSGLDGDGDGVACEG; encoded by the coding sequence ATGTCCAGCCACGCGTCCTTGCCCACCACCGCGCCTGCGTCCGGAACCCGCTGGAGCGCCGCCGTCGTCCTTTCCGCGTTGCTGGCCCTCTTCGGAGCAAACCTGCCGGCGGTTGCCGCGGACAGCGCCACCGCCGCAACAGTCCAGGCCGCGGACCTGTTGGAAACCCTCCCCGTGAAGGGCCGCGCGCCCAAGACGGGGTATGAGCGGTCGCTGTTCGGGCCCACATGGGCGGACGTGGACCAGAACGGCTGCGACACGCGGAACGACATCCTCAACCGGGACCTTACCGACATCACCTACGTCAACAGCGTCCCCTGCACGGTCAAGACCGGGGTGCTCGCGGATCCCTACACGGGCACCGTCATCAACTTCGTCCGTGGCACCACCACCAGCAGCGCCGTGCAGATCGACCACGTGGTGGCCCTCAGCGACGCCTGGCAGAAGGGCGCCCAGCAGCTGACCACGGAGCAGCGGACGGCGTTCGCCAACGACCCGCTGAACCTGCAGGCAACGGACGGGCCCACCAACCAGCAAAAGGGCGACGGCGACGCCGCCACCTGGCTGCCGCCCGCCAAGGCCTTCCGGTGCGAGTACGTGGCGCGGCAGGTTTCCGTGAAAGCGCGTTACAGCCTGTGGGTGACCCAGGCCGAGCATGACGCAATCGCCGGCATCCTGGCCGGCTGCCCCGGCCAGCCGGCACCGACCACCGTCGCACCCGCCTCTGCGTCCACCACCGTCTACTACGCCAACTGCGCCGAGGCGGTGGCAGCGGGAGCAGCCCCGCTCTACGCGGATTCCCCGGGGTACCGCTCGGGGCTGGACGGCGACGGCGACGGGGTGGCCTGCGAGGGATAA
- a CDS encoding nuclear transport factor 2 family protein — translation MGAPENAALVRRGYEAFSAGDMDTLRDLFVEDAVWHVGGTGPLSGDKKGRDAILAYFGELYARSNGSMRVTVEDVAAGDRYTVGVQFSHAERDGKTMDMRQVIVFSIADGKVTEGTEMQEETTLVSDFWS, via the coding sequence ATGGGAGCACCAGAAAACGCCGCACTGGTGCGGCGGGGCTACGAAGCGTTCAGCGCAGGCGACATGGATACGCTCCGGGACCTGTTCGTTGAAGACGCCGTCTGGCATGTCGGCGGCACAGGTCCGTTGTCCGGCGATAAGAAGGGCCGGGACGCGATCCTGGCCTACTTCGGCGAACTTTATGCGCGGTCCAACGGTTCGATGAGGGTCACGGTGGAGGACGTGGCGGCGGGGGACAGATATACGGTTGGCGTCCAGTTCTCACACGCGGAGCGAGACGGCAAGACCATGGATATGCGGCAGGTTATCGTGTTCAGCATCGCCGACGGCAAAGTCACGGAGGGCACCGAAATGCAGGAGGAAACAACCCTCGTGTCTGATTTCTGGTCTTGA
- a CDS encoding PEP-utilizing enzyme yields MTRRGGPARRKRTTAAADFRTKTGTSSHGQPARRWWQHRYRSRLMPPSARRMPQWAAGRWRCVHQPPALCQLRRAAGLVHGRGGSRRRRTGVISHGAVVAREYGIPAVVGVADATTRLRDGQVVAVDGAAGTVTW; encoded by the coding sequence ATGACCAGGCGGGGAGGGCCGGCCAGGCGGAAACGCACGACGGCGGCAGCGGACTTCCGGACGAAGACCGGAACCAGCTCGCATGGTCAGCCCGCGAGGCGATGGTGGCAGCACCGGTACCGCTCGAGGTTGATGCCGCCCTCCGCGAGGCGTATGCCGCAATGGGCGGCGGGCCGGTGGCGGTGCGTTCATCAGCCACCTGCCCTTTGCCAGCTTCGCCGGGCAGCAGGACTCGTTCATGGACGTGGTGGGAGCCGACGCCGTCGTACAGGCGTCATCTCGCACGGCGCGGTGGTGGCCCGGGAGTACGGCATCCCGGCCGTGGTGGGGGTCGCGGACGCCACCACCCGGCTGCGCGACGGGCAGGTGGTCGCCGTGGATGGGGCCGCGGGAACCGTCACGTGGTGA
- a CDS encoding AAA family ATPase, with amino-acid sequence MDSIFVNGTVGVGKSTLADALSAAERGSHAVIDLDSIRKLRPAPSSDRFNHELELLNLKSLARNYRAAGAKRFIIAGVIEEKAELPRYIDALGSDGLFVCRLVARSDVLQSRLHFRHREDPEGLVWHLDRVGTLSDVLEAADIDDLVLDSSDVPPVELAVAVRRAAGWD; translated from the coding sequence ATGGATTCGATCTTCGTGAATGGAACAGTCGGCGTCGGAAAGTCGACCCTGGCAGATGCGCTCAGCGCGGCTGAACGCGGTAGCCACGCCGTCATCGATCTCGACTCAATTAGAAAGCTAAGGCCGGCGCCAAGTTCGGATCGGTTCAACCACGAACTCGAGCTGCTCAATCTCAAAAGCCTCGCGCGAAACTACCGGGCTGCGGGCGCAAAACGGTTCATCATCGCAGGAGTCATAGAGGAAAAAGCCGAATTACCTCGCTACATCGATGCGCTGGGTTCTGATGGATTGTTTGTCTGCCGTCTCGTAGCTCGTTCCGATGTCCTTCAGTCACGTCTGCACTTCCGCCATCGGGAGGATCCTGAAGGACTGGTGTGGCATCTGGATCGGGTAGGCACTCTTTCGGACGTTCTTGAGGCTGCAGACATTGATGACCTGGTACTGGATTCGTCAGACGTTCCACCTGTTGAGCTTGCGGTGGCTGTTCGGCGAGCTGCCGGTTGGGACTAA
- a CDS encoding DUF998 domain-containing protein, producing MSVAGGRLPGRRRAVPFEGHRSDVLRISLLAAGPLSSLLYVVFTDGIAASQWAGYRRTEQMVSELFAVGSPGYSVTAPFTWLYTVLFTAFGTGAWISVRGNRALRIGAGLLTAYGLWNIMGAVFPLRLGDESSIPPHIIVTNIQPALMVAAMCFVAAGFHGWMRIYSIVSLVAAAAAGIIAFMAAPGPNMVLGISERISIGAFLLWAAVLAVVLWKQPRPVQAADTGAAKS from the coding sequence ATGTCAGTTGCAGGAGGGCGGCTCCCCGGACGCAGGCGGGCCGTGCCGTTCGAAGGCCACCGAAGTGACGTCCTGCGCATCAGCCTCCTCGCCGCCGGGCCGCTGTCATCGCTGCTCTACGTGGTGTTCACCGACGGCATCGCGGCGTCCCAGTGGGCCGGCTACCGCCGCACCGAACAGATGGTGAGTGAACTGTTCGCCGTCGGCTCCCCTGGTTACAGCGTCACTGCCCCGTTCACCTGGCTCTACACAGTCCTGTTCACGGCCTTCGGGACCGGCGCCTGGATCTCCGTCCGCGGCAACCGCGCACTGCGGATCGGCGCCGGGCTGCTCACCGCGTACGGGCTGTGGAACATCATGGGAGCGGTCTTCCCGCTGCGGCTCGGCGACGAGTCCTCGATTCCCCCGCACATCATTGTCACCAACATCCAGCCCGCCCTCATGGTCGCGGCCATGTGCTTCGTCGCCGCAGGTTTCCACGGCTGGATGCGGATCTACTCCATCGTCTCGTTGGTGGCCGCCGCGGCCGCCGGCATCATCGCGTTCATGGCAGCCCCGGGACCCAACATGGTGCTGGGGATCAGCGAACGGATCAGCATCGGGGCGTTCCTGCTGTGGGCTGCCGTCCTGGCGGTGGTGCTGTGGAAGCAGCCACGGCCAGTGCAGGCCGCAGACACCGGGGCCGCGAAGTCCTGA
- a CDS encoding GYD domain-containing protein gives MPKYMFEATYVGDGIKGLMQEGGTKRRDALTEALKSVGGTLESFYYAFGYYDVLGVFEVPDDASAAALSLLINSTGNVNVRLKPLMSVEDIDEAARKTPAYRAPGK, from the coding sequence ATGCCGAAGTACATGTTTGAAGCAACGTATGTGGGCGACGGAATCAAGGGGCTCATGCAGGAAGGCGGCACCAAGCGGCGTGATGCCCTGACGGAGGCCCTGAAATCCGTTGGCGGGACGCTGGAAAGCTTCTACTACGCCTTTGGGTACTACGACGTCTTGGGCGTTTTCGAGGTGCCCGATGATGCCAGCGCCGCAGCACTGTCGCTGCTGATCAACTCGACGGGGAACGTCAATGTCCGCCTGAAGCCGCTCATGAGCGTGGAGGACATTGACGAAGCCGCCCGGAAGACGCCCGCATACCGCGCACCTGGGAAGTAG
- a CDS encoding PEP/pyruvate-binding domain-containing protein, protein MTFIKGLGDVQRSDIAAAGGKAVGLGGLIQAGLPVLPGFVLTTDAYSAFVSENNLGQAIQELAALPSDAAPEDYEHASALIRTLFTKGAMPSAIEAELKDAYQFLGGGDTPVSVRSSATAEDLASASFAGQQETYLNVRGLEALSTAAINCWASLWTARAMSYRAREGVLPDQVRLAVVVQQMVEAEAAGVMFTANPSNGRRDQTVISAAWGLGEAVVSGAVTTDDLTVDTTTGTVLSRQTADKELMTVPTADGTSEQKVAEARRRAPVLDDAAAAELAGYGKRITDHFGAPQDIEWARADGQFFLLQSRPITALPEPAADVPTEWPVPYPKGLYFRASIVEQLPEPLSPLFADLIDGSVSRSISALMNDALGQHSLREGDVRFPTVNGYAYYYYRTWPMLRMTARTVPAMRALFGGDAHMGINGWRGYSHPRYERIIKDWSAKPPAGLPGAQLLAGVQALLDAGTVYYTAVQSVIPMADMSELAFRGFYRTVRREGDPPAQEFLLGFDSEPIRAEKSLYDLAGWARSDPALVKALLESTTAELAECLRTGSAPAGVDDAIWQEWRFTFQEHLALYGHAVYNLDFASPVPADHPTAQLETVKFYLRGQGTDPHERQRLLTERREALTREVAGRLGPRRRAAFFRLLKWAQETAPAREDALADVGLAWPLLRRMLLELGRRLVASGVIAAADDVFWLRFPELQSAVEFGLAEAEAGVALAGASRPVRAAAVEERRMLWRGQAKASAPQMLPQKAWMEKAFGSMMPGGPQQQSGDAIKGTGASSGRVTAPARVLRGPEDFGRMRPGEVLVARMTTPAWTPLFAMASGVVTDVGGPLSHSSIVAREYGIPAVLGTGVATQRLADGPKVTVDGDAGTVTVVKS, encoded by the coding sequence ATGACGTTCATCAAAGGCCTGGGCGACGTGCAGCGGAGCGACATCGCCGCCGCAGGCGGCAAGGCGGTGGGCCTGGGCGGCCTCATCCAGGCCGGGCTTCCCGTCCTGCCAGGGTTCGTCCTCACCACCGACGCCTACTCGGCGTTCGTCAGCGAGAACAACCTGGGGCAGGCCATCCAGGAACTGGCGGCCCTCCCGTCCGATGCAGCGCCGGAGGACTATGAGCACGCCTCCGCGCTGATCCGGACCCTGTTCACGAAAGGCGCCATGCCCTCGGCCATCGAAGCCGAACTGAAGGACGCCTACCAGTTCCTCGGCGGTGGTGACACACCTGTGTCCGTCCGCTCCTCCGCCACCGCCGAGGACCTCGCCTCCGCCAGCTTCGCCGGCCAGCAGGAAACCTACCTGAACGTCCGGGGTCTCGAAGCGCTGAGCACAGCCGCCATCAACTGCTGGGCGTCGCTCTGGACGGCGCGCGCCATGTCCTACCGTGCCCGCGAAGGCGTGCTGCCGGACCAGGTGCGTCTCGCCGTCGTCGTCCAGCAAATGGTGGAGGCCGAGGCAGCCGGGGTGATGTTCACCGCCAATCCCTCGAACGGCCGGCGCGACCAGACGGTCATCAGCGCCGCGTGGGGCCTGGGCGAGGCCGTGGTCAGCGGGGCCGTCACCACCGATGACCTGACCGTGGACACCACCACCGGCACAGTCCTCTCCCGGCAGACGGCAGACAAGGAACTCATGACCGTCCCCACCGCAGACGGAACGTCCGAGCAAAAGGTGGCGGAAGCCCGCCGTCGTGCCCCTGTCCTGGACGATGCCGCGGCGGCCGAGCTTGCCGGCTACGGGAAAAGGATCACTGACCACTTTGGCGCGCCGCAGGACATCGAATGGGCGCGGGCCGACGGCCAGTTCTTCCTGCTCCAGTCGCGGCCCATCACCGCGCTGCCAGAACCCGCCGCGGACGTCCCCACGGAATGGCCCGTCCCCTACCCGAAGGGCCTCTACTTCCGGGCGAGCATCGTGGAGCAGCTGCCGGAACCGCTCTCCCCGCTCTTCGCCGACCTCATCGACGGCTCGGTGTCCCGCTCCATCTCGGCCCTGATGAACGACGCGCTGGGCCAGCACTCCCTGCGCGAGGGCGACGTCCGCTTCCCCACCGTCAACGGCTACGCCTATTACTACTACCGCACCTGGCCCATGCTGCGGATGACGGCCCGCACCGTCCCTGCGATGCGCGCGCTGTTCGGCGGAGACGCGCACATGGGCATCAACGGCTGGCGCGGCTATTCACATCCGCGCTACGAACGGATCATCAAGGACTGGTCCGCGAAACCGCCGGCCGGGCTTCCCGGCGCGCAGCTGCTGGCTGGCGTGCAGGCACTCCTGGATGCCGGCACCGTGTACTACACGGCCGTCCAGTCCGTCATTCCGATGGCCGACATGAGCGAACTCGCCTTCCGGGGCTTCTACAGGACAGTCCGGCGGGAGGGCGATCCGCCGGCCCAGGAGTTCCTGCTCGGCTTCGACAGCGAGCCAATCCGGGCGGAAAAGTCGCTGTACGACCTTGCGGGGTGGGCGCGGAGCGATCCCGCGCTGGTGAAGGCTCTGCTGGAAAGTACGACGGCGGAACTCGCCGAGTGCCTGCGCACCGGTTCGGCACCGGCCGGCGTGGACGATGCCATCTGGCAGGAATGGCGGTTCACCTTCCAGGAACATCTGGCCCTGTATGGGCACGCGGTCTACAACCTGGATTTCGCCAGCCCGGTGCCGGCGGACCACCCCACGGCGCAGCTGGAAACGGTGAAGTTCTACCTCCGCGGGCAGGGCACCGACCCGCATGAGCGGCAGCGGCTGCTGACCGAGCGCCGGGAGGCACTGACCCGGGAGGTGGCCGGCAGGCTGGGGCCGCGGCGGCGCGCGGCGTTCTTCCGTCTGCTGAAGTGGGCGCAGGAGACGGCGCCGGCCCGCGAGGACGCGCTGGCCGACGTCGGGCTGGCCTGGCCGCTGCTGCGCCGGATGCTGCTGGAGCTGGGCCGCCGGCTGGTGGCCTCCGGTGTGATCGCTGCCGCGGACGACGTGTTCTGGCTGCGGTTCCCGGAGCTGCAGAGCGCGGTGGAGTTCGGGCTGGCGGAGGCGGAGGCCGGCGTGGCCCTTGCCGGAGCATCCCGTCCCGTCCGTGCCGCCGCCGTCGAGGAACGCCGGATGCTGTGGCGGGGCCAGGCGAAGGCTTCCGCCCCGCAGATGCTCCCGCAGAAGGCGTGGATGGAGAAGGCATTCGGCTCGATGATGCCGGGAGGCCCCCAGCAGCAGTCCGGCGACGCGATCAAGGGGACCGGCGCGAGTTCCGGCAGGGTGACGGCGCCCGCCCGGGTCCTGAGGGGTCCGGAGGACTTCGGCCGGATGCGGCCCGGCGAGGTGCTGGTGGCCCGCATGACCACTCCCGCGTGGACACCGTTGTTCGCCATGGCCTCCGGCGTGGTGACCGATGTGGGCGGTCCGCTGAGCCACAGTTCCATCGTGGCCCGCGAGTACGGCATCCCCGCCGTCCTGGGAACGGGCGTGGCCACGCAGCGGCTGGCCGACGGCCCCAAGGTGACCGTCGACGGCGACGCGGGGACGGTCACCGTTGTCAAAAGCTGA
- a CDS encoding glycerophosphodiester phosphodiesterase family protein: MRHVLTAAAAAALIASMGGPAVAAEGNPAGTPSSNAAGTATSAIKTNERNGSFDLQSHRGGRGQWTEESLAAFGNSLALGVTTLELDTHLTQDGKVVVWHDDTIQANKCVDTAPASAGDPEFPYVGRRVADLSLAQLKTLDCGYKQLPGFPEQDVIEGNRIAELKDVYQLGRDRKADKVRFNVETKVNDTEIGGAGMESLTRAVVAEIEASGMADRTTLQSFDWSSLNLTKQIAPELTLVALSSGDAWMGVGKPGASPNLGGIDIDDYDGSLPKAAAAQGYDVVSPTFSSVTPTMIAEAHELGLAVIPWTVNTTADMTRLMDMGVDGIITDYPTRLRTLMEERGLKLPKAYQG; the protein is encoded by the coding sequence ATGCGCCACGTCCTGACCGCCGCGGCAGCCGCCGCCCTCATCGCTTCCATGGGGGGCCCCGCCGTCGCCGCCGAAGGCAACCCGGCCGGCACGCCGTCGTCGAACGCTGCCGGAACCGCCACCTCGGCGATCAAAACCAACGAGCGCAACGGCTCCTTCGATCTGCAGAGCCACCGTGGCGGCCGCGGCCAGTGGACCGAGGAGTCCCTGGCCGCGTTCGGGAATTCCCTTGCCCTGGGCGTGACGACGCTGGAGCTGGACACGCACCTGACCCAGGACGGCAAGGTGGTGGTCTGGCACGACGACACCATCCAGGCCAACAAGTGCGTTGACACCGCCCCTGCCAGCGCGGGTGATCCCGAGTTCCCCTATGTGGGCCGCCGCGTGGCCGACCTGTCCCTGGCCCAGCTGAAGACGCTGGACTGTGGCTACAAGCAGCTGCCCGGGTTCCCGGAGCAGGACGTGATAGAGGGCAACCGGATCGCCGAGCTCAAGGACGTCTACCAGCTGGGCCGCGACCGCAAGGCCGACAAGGTCCGGTTCAACGTCGAAACCAAGGTCAACGACACCGAGATTGGCGGCGCCGGCATGGAGTCGCTCACCCGCGCCGTGGTGGCGGAGATCGAAGCATCCGGCATGGCGGACCGCACCACCCTGCAGTCCTTCGACTGGTCCTCGCTGAACCTCACCAAGCAGATCGCGCCGGAGCTGACGCTCGTTGCGCTGTCCAGCGGCGACGCCTGGATGGGCGTGGGCAAGCCGGGTGCCAGCCCCAACCTGGGCGGCATCGACATCGACGACTACGACGGTTCCCTTCCCAAGGCGGCCGCCGCCCAGGGGTACGACGTCGTCTCCCCCACGTTCAGTTCAGTCACCCCCACGATGATCGCCGAAGCCCACGAACTGGGCCTGGCCGTCATCCCCTGGACCGTGAACACCACCGCGGACATGACCCGGCTGATGGACATGGGCGTGGACGGCATCATCACCGACTACCCCACCCGCCTGCGCACCCTCATGGAGGAACGCGGCCTGAAGCTGCCGAAGGCGTACCAGGGCTGA
- a CDS encoding YybH family protein, giving the protein MSDREDFLQWVRTTLHDAEVALHNGDANPRRALWSHTEPVSILGALRNAYGLDEVEQSFRFLENSFSNCSSWELELQACDVSGNMAYTAGIERISFHRDGKPTNLTLRATQVYRREDGQWKVAHRHADVVPQQ; this is encoded by the coding sequence ATGAGTGACCGCGAGGACTTTCTTCAGTGGGTCAGGACGACGCTGCACGACGCGGAAGTCGCCCTGCACAACGGAGACGCGAATCCGCGCCGTGCCCTCTGGTCCCACACCGAGCCCGTCAGCATCCTCGGGGCACTGCGCAACGCCTACGGGCTGGACGAAGTGGAGCAAAGCTTCAGGTTCCTGGAGAACAGCTTCTCCAACTGCTCGTCGTGGGAGCTGGAGCTTCAGGCGTGCGACGTTTCCGGGAACATGGCCTATACCGCAGGCATCGAGCGCATCTCCTTCCACAGGGACGGCAAGCCCACCAACCTCACGCTCCGCGCCACTCAGGTCTACCGGCGCGAGGATGGCCAGTGGAAGGTGGCCCACCGGCACGCCGATGTAGTGCCCCAGCAATAG
- a CDS encoding TerC family protein encodes MQVTPLVWIITLAVTILFFVYEFFAHVRKPHEPSIGESARWSAFYIGLALLFGVGIGVVSGWTFGGEYFAGYLTEKALSVDNLFVFLIVMTGFAVPKKYQQKVLMVGIIIALVLRGGFIAIGATLIENFSWVFYIFGALLLFLAYKQAFGGHDANPADGKFMQLVRRVLPVTPDYHRDRLTVKLDGKRFVTPMMLTIIAIGFVDLIFAVDSIPAIYGLTSEAYIVFTANAFALMGLRQLFFLIGGLLERLVYLAQGLAVILAFIGVKLLFHALHVNELPFINGGQPLLWVPEIPIWLSLLFIGATILVATVASLAKTRGGLGGGGAVHPEVTQEDTDSTAGTPR; translated from the coding sequence ATGCAGGTAACACCCCTGGTCTGGATCATCACCCTCGCGGTGACCATTCTGTTCTTCGTTTACGAGTTCTTCGCCCACGTCCGCAAGCCGCATGAGCCGTCCATCGGCGAATCCGCCCGCTGGTCCGCGTTCTACATCGGGCTCGCCCTTTTGTTCGGCGTCGGCATCGGCGTGGTCTCGGGCTGGACGTTCGGCGGCGAGTACTTCGCCGGCTACCTCACCGAGAAAGCACTGTCGGTCGACAACCTCTTCGTGTTCCTCATCGTGATGACAGGGTTCGCCGTTCCCAAGAAGTACCAGCAGAAAGTGCTGATGGTGGGCATCATCATCGCCTTGGTCCTGCGCGGCGGGTTCATCGCCATCGGGGCCACGCTGATCGAAAACTTCTCCTGGGTGTTCTACATCTTCGGCGCCCTGCTGCTCTTCCTCGCCTACAAGCAGGCCTTCGGCGGCCACGACGCCAACCCGGCCGACGGCAAATTCATGCAGCTGGTCCGCCGCGTCCTCCCTGTCACTCCGGACTACCACCGGGACCGGCTCACCGTGAAGCTGGACGGCAAGCGCTTCGTGACGCCGATGATGCTCACCATCATCGCCATCGGGTTCGTGGACCTGATCTTCGCCGTCGACTCGATCCCCGCGATCTACGGCCTCACCAGCGAGGCCTACATCGTCTTCACCGCCAACGCGTTCGCCCTGATGGGCCTGCGCCAGCTGTTCTTCCTCATCGGCGGACTGCTGGAACGCCTGGTGTACCTGGCCCAGGGCCTGGCCGTGATCCTCGCGTTCATCGGCGTGAAGCTGCTCTTCCACGCCCTGCACGTCAACGAGCTCCCGTTCATCAACGGCGGCCAGCCGCTCCTGTGGGTGCCGGAGATCCCCATCTGGCTCTCGCTGCTCTTCATCGGCGCAACCATCCTGGTGGCCACGGTGGCCAGCCTGGCCAAGACCCGCGGCGGGCTGGGCGGCGGCGGAGCCGTCCACCCTGAGGTGACCCAGGAGGATACTGACTCCACGGCGGGCACGCCGCGGTAG
- a CDS encoding phosphotransferase, protein MVTAVQVEAWCLRALGSGTLAEVDSEAGGQMSQLFRFDSDERGPCAVKVRPEGWERVSRCLQLQAIAADAGFPCARPMTDAARLGPGMVVSAESWRSGGEMHVDGDVRFADRSASLLADLAAILEVESPRGLGAPPPWMYWNPPTRSLWPPNPIADAMDQDRVPAHVNAIARAASKRLAATSLPLVVGHGDWKSQNLRWKDASPWAVHDWDSLVALPAAAIVGAASGAFTSTAVPTLASLEASEEFIDCYERTRGKVFTSEEREIAWAASLWPALHNARGESLFQSPPTALEALTSQAPERLRRAGIR, encoded by the coding sequence ATGGTGACTGCGGTGCAGGTTGAAGCGTGGTGCCTGCGTGCATTGGGATCTGGCACGCTCGCAGAGGTGGACTCCGAGGCCGGCGGCCAGATGTCGCAACTGTTCCGTTTCGATTCCGATGAGCGAGGCCCCTGCGCGGTCAAGGTCCGGCCGGAAGGGTGGGAAAGAGTCAGCAGATGCCTTCAACTGCAGGCGATCGCCGCCGATGCGGGGTTTCCTTGTGCCCGTCCCATGACGGACGCGGCCCGGCTCGGCCCCGGGATGGTCGTTAGCGCAGAGTCTTGGCGCTCCGGCGGTGAGATGCACGTGGATGGAGACGTCCGGTTCGCTGATCGCTCGGCATCCCTCTTGGCCGACCTTGCAGCGATCCTCGAAGTGGAGTCCCCGAGGGGCCTGGGCGCGCCGCCGCCATGGATGTACTGGAATCCCCCGACACGCAGCTTGTGGCCGCCAAACCCGATCGCGGACGCGATGGACCAGGACCGGGTACCTGCGCACGTGAACGCGATTGCCCGTGCTGCGTCCAAGCGACTCGCCGCAACGTCTCTTCCTTTGGTCGTCGGCCACGGAGACTGGAAGAGCCAGAATCTTCGATGGAAGGATGCCAGCCCCTGGGCCGTACACGACTGGGACAGCCTCGTGGCACTACCGGCTGCAGCTATCGTCGGAGCAGCATCAGGGGCATTCACAAGCACCGCCGTCCCGACGCTTGCGTCCCTGGAAGCATCGGAGGAATTCATCGATTGCTATGAACGCACGAGAGGCAAAGTATTCACCTCAGAGGAGCGCGAAATCGCCTGGGCTGCCAGCCTGTGGCCGGCGCTGCACAATGCCAGAGGTGAAAGCCTCTTTCAATCGCCACCCACTGCACTGGAGGCACTCACCAGCCAAGCACCTGAAAGGCTTCGCCGCGCTGGTATCCGCTGA
- a CDS encoding TMEM175 family protein, with protein MNKNRLEAFSDGVLAIIITIMVLELHTPEEPTWAGVAAILPTLFTYLLSFVYVGIYWNNHHHMIHLASRVNGAILWANLHLLFWLSLFPFTTRWMDESGFLQIPVLLYGINLLCAAIAYFILERRLIAVQGRDGALARAVGKDWKGKASPLIYLTGIALTFVQPLLGVAAFTVVALIWLVPDRRVEQFVVKAHEDTAGQGHSN; from the coding sequence ATGAACAAGAACCGGCTTGAAGCTTTCAGCGACGGCGTTTTGGCCATCATCATCACCATCATGGTGCTCGAACTGCACACCCCGGAGGAACCAACATGGGCCGGGGTCGCCGCCATCCTGCCGACGCTGTTCACCTACCTCCTGAGCTTCGTGTATGTGGGGATCTACTGGAACAACCACCACCACATGATCCACCTCGCCAGCCGGGTGAACGGCGCCATCCTCTGGGCCAATTTGCACCTGCTGTTCTGGCTGTCACTGTTCCCGTTCACCACGCGGTGGATGGATGAGTCCGGCTTCCTGCAGATCCCCGTGCTGCTGTACGGGATCAACCTGCTGTGCGCCGCGATCGCCTACTTCATCCTGGAACGGCGGCTCATTGCCGTGCAGGGTAGGGACGGCGCCCTCGCGCGGGCGGTCGGGAAGGACTGGAAGGGCAAGGCCTCGCCGCTGATCTACCTCACCGGCATCGCCCTCACCTTCGTTCAGCCGTTGCTGGGCGTCGCCGCCTTCACCGTCGTCGCGCTCATCTGGCTGGTGCCGGACCGGCGGGTGGAACAGTTCGTCGTCAAGGCGCACGAGGACACCGCCGGCCAGGGCCACAGCAACTGA